Proteins encoded together in one Gloeocapsa sp. PCC 73106 window:
- a CDS encoding type II toxin-antitoxin system VapC family toxin → MSLRFLLDSNVLSEPLRPQPNENVMNMLSHHENEIATATIVWHELLFGCYRLPDSKKRTKIEKYLEEVVKPKIPLLPYDAKAATWHSQERVRLVQLGKTPPFADAQIAAIAQVSGLILVTNNVLDYRNFHKLQVENWHK, encoded by the coding sequence GTGAGCTTACGCTTTCTACTTGATAGTAATGTTCTGTCAGAACCCTTGCGACCACAACCGAATGAAAATGTAATGAATATGCTCTCGCACCATGAAAATGAAATTGCTACAGCAACTATTGTTTGGCATGAACTTCTTTTTGGTTGTTATCGACTTCCTGATTCAAAAAAACGGACAAAAATAGAAAAGTACCTTGAAGAAGTTGTCAAACCTAAGATTCCTTTATTGCCCTATGACGCTAAGGCAGCCACTTGGCATTCTCAGGAAAGAGTACGTCTTGTTCAGCTAGGAAAAACGCCTCCTTTTGCTGACGCTCAAATTGCTGCTATTGCTCAAGTGAGTGGATTAATTCTAGTGACAAATAATGTCTTAGACTATAGAAATTTTCATAAACTTCAAGTAGAAAACTGGCACAAATAG